One segment of Chroicocephalus ridibundus chromosome 25, bChrRid1.1, whole genome shotgun sequence DNA contains the following:
- the LOC134527022 gene encoding olfactory receptor 14J1-like codes for MSNSSSITQFLLLAFADTRQLQLLHFGLFLGIYLAALLANGLIITAIACDHRLHTPMYFFLLNLSLLDLGLISTTLPKSMASSLWDTRDISYWGCVAQVFFFFLCAAAEFYLLTVMSYDRYVAICKPLHYGTLLGSRACVHMAAAAWGSGFLHALLHTANTFSLPLCQGNALDQFFCEIPHILKLTCSDSGYLREVGLLVLGCFLTLVCFVFIVLSYVQIFRAVLRIPSEQGWHKAFSTCLPHLAVVSLLVSTAVFAYLKPPSTSSPSLDLVVAVLYSVVPPALNPLIYSMRNQELKDALWKLMNR; via the coding sequence atgtccaacagcagctccatcacccagttcctcctcctggcattcgcagacacacggcagctgcagctcttgcacttcgggctcttcctgggcatctacctggctgccctcctggccaacggcctcatcatcaccgccatcgcctgtgaccaccgcctccacacccccatgtacttcttcctcctcaatctctccctcctcgacctgggcttaatctctactactcttcccaaatccatggccagttccctgtgggacaccagggacatctcctactggggatgtgttgcacaagtcttttttttctttttgtgtgctgcagcagagttttatcttctcactgtcatgtcctatgaccgctacgttgccatctgcaaacccctgcactacgggaccctcctgggcagcagagcttgtgtccacatggcagcagctgcctggggcagtgggtttctccatgctctcctgcacacggccaatacattttccctacccctctgccagggcaatgccctggaccagttcttctgtgaaatcccccacaTCTTAAAGCTCACCTGCTCAGACTCAggctacctcagggaagttgggcttcttgtatTAGGTTGTTTTTTAActcttgtgtgttttgtgttcatcgtgctgtcctatgtgcagatcttcagggccgtgctgaggatcccctctgagcagggatggcacaaagccttttccacgtgcctccctcacctggccgtggtctcccttcttgtcagcactgcagtgtttgcCTATCTCaagcccccctccacctcctcaccATCTctggatctggtggtggcagttctgtactcggtggtgcctccagcactgaaccccctcatctacagcatgaggaaccaggagctcaaggatgccctctgGAAATTGATGAACAGATGA
- the LOC134507664 gene encoding olfactory receptor 14J1-like — translation KPLHYGTLLGSRACVHMAAAAWGSGFLYALLHTANTFSLPLCQGNALDQFFCEIPQILKLSCSHSDSLREVGLLVLACFLAFVCFVFIVLSYVQIFRAVLRIPSEQGRHKAFSTCLPHLAVVSLLVSTAVFAYLKPPSISSPSLDVVVAVLYSVVPPAVNPLI, via the coding sequence aaacccctgcactacgggaccctcctgggcagcagagcttgtgtccacatggcagcagctgcctggggcagtgggtttctctatgctctcctgcacacggccaatacattttccctacccctctgccagggcaatgccctggaccagttcttctgtgaaatcccccagatcctcaagctctcctgctcacactcagactccctcagggaagttgggcttcttgtatTAGCGtgttttttagcttttgtttgctttgtgttcatcgtgctgtcctatgtgcagatcttcagggccgtgctgaggatcccctctgagcagggacggcacaaagccttttccacgtgcctccctcacctggccgtggtctccctgcttgtcagcactgccgtgtttgcctacctgaagcccccctctaTCTCCTCCCCATCGCTGgatgtggtggtggctgtgctgtactccgtggtgcctccagccgtgaaccccctcatc
- the LOC134527067 gene encoding olfactory receptor 14C36-like, whose translation MSNSSSITQFLLLAFADTRELQLFHFGLFLGIYLVALLANGLIITAITCDHHLHTPMYFFLLNLSLLDLGSISTAVPKSMSNSLWDTRAISYTGCVAQVFLFVFFISAEFYLLTVMSYDRYVAICKPLHYGTLLGSRACVHMAAAAWGSGFFHALLHTANTFSLPLCQGNALDQFFCEIPQILKLSCSHSYLREVGLLVVSACLGFGCFVFIVLSYVQIFRAVLRIPSEQGRHKAFSTCLPHLAVVSLFVSTAVFAYLKRPSISSPSLDLVMAVLYSVVPPVVNPLIYSMRNKDLKDAVWKLVSGWFQKH comes from the coding sequence atgtccaacagcagctccatcacccagttcctcctcctggcattcgcagacacgcgggagctgcagctcttccacttcgggctcttcctgggcatctacctggttgccctcctggccaacggcctcatcatcaccgccatcacctgtgaccaccacctccacacccccatgtacttcttcctcctcaacctctccctcctcgacctgggctccatctccactgCTGTCCCAAAATCTATGTccaattccctgtgggacaccagggccatctcctacacaggatgtgtgGCCCAggtctttctgtttgtctttttcatttcagcggagttttatcttctcactgtcatgtcctatgaccgctacgttgccatctgcaaacccctgcactacgggaccctcctgggcagcagagcttgtgtccacatggcagcagctgcctggggcagtgggtttttccatgctctcctgcacacggccaatacattttccctgcccctctgccagggcaatgccctggaccagttcttctgtgaaatcccccagatcctcaagctctcctgctcacactcctacctcagggaagttgggcttcttgtggtcagtgcctgtttaggcttcgggtgctttgttttcatcgtgctgtcctacgtgcagatcttcagggccgtgctgaggatcccctctgagcagggacggcacaaagccttctccacgtgcctccctcacctggccgtggtctccctgtttgtcagcactgcagtgtttgcCTACCTCAAGCGCCCCTCCATCTCCTCACCATCTCTGGATCTGGTGATGGCAGttctgtactccgtggtgcctccagtagtgaaccccctcatctacagcatgaggaataaGGACCTCAAGGATGCAGTGTGGAAATTGGTATCTGGATGGTTTCAGAAGCATTga